A portion of the Amyelois transitella isolate CPQ chromosome 2, ilAmyTran1.1, whole genome shotgun sequence genome contains these proteins:
- the LOC106143017 gene encoding neither inactivation nor afterpotential protein C produces MKDGLNVATLPSPLERYVLDTKLGSGIFGEVYKASDTQANGKAVAIKVHTFTDDNEVHIQEEYKILRDFTNHQNLIDFYGVFCEKSEGVKKIWFVLELCECGSVIDIVRKLNATDRKMSEEHIAYILKYTIKALIYLHENNVMHRNIRCSNILITKDGEVKLTDFGLSCKLNGNLAKRHTNIGSPSWMAPEVVASSDEGYGNRADVWALGITTIEMVDGKAPFQDMHPTRALFQIIRNPPPGLTKPAMSSNEINDFISECLEKNPEHRPYVMELEEHPFIQSVPENDYHLSTELKMQIMDLKKTETPSKPPERIIKKGLLMTEGVHEPETMQVEDLAALDNLTEDRILAELQTKLAKGSFTSFVGDILLILNPNTNEDIYNESYHIKYECKSRSDNEPHIFAVADSAYQDALHHNEPQHIVFSGESKSGKTTNMIHALSHLTHLGAMKNNTAERIQKATKVIHAAINAATPINSNSTRGILQVQVTYGSSGKLSGAIFWLYQLEKWRVSSTDMSHANFNLLYYFYDAMEATKRLDELCLEKSRKHRYLRILEEPCKSTTGVRETPGENVKKYKEFIENLKVLDWEEEDITILETILAGILVLGNVRFKDSKSGSAEIENPDEAKKVAKLLSLEETKFLWALLNYCLIESGTAVKRKHSTDEARDARDTLASALYKRLIDWMINLINSKLSFMRAVFGDKYSVSLLDMFGFECYHRNRIEQLIVNTTNEQIQFLYNQRIFAWEMQEAAEEEVPTASLHFYDNKNSVDQLMGRPLGLFYILDEASRTGSGQEFIMSTIRTTCKGPYIKLSGSHEFSVAHYTGKVNYDAREMADKNKDFLPPEMIETMRASTNITVQQLFRNKLTKTGNLTVSPSQPKVTVAKSKSEKEMENMKARKYNTVSKGQFSQVHRMRTAAATYRATSLEILKQLSIGPGSGGTHYVRCIRADLNDNPRGFQSEVVKQQLRALAILDTAKARQNGFSCRIPFAEFIRRYRFLAFDFDENVEVTKDNCRLLLIRLKMEGWVLGKTKVFLKYYNEEFLSRLYEIQVKKIVKVQCMMRAFLARRKAAKSKSKIMHIKELKKQQSLNVTEDDAALLIQKAYRGYIVRKAYGPLINKGTGQIDEETASFLKRFAMKWKSRSIFQVLLQYRAVRYQDLVHFSQQVHIYNQAMLEALLNTSTSVLLDRVNPQAKEADFLGSGPPTVWKLPFRIDQLQYYDTSYMCDPAAKSTDTFASQYDSDHEQWDEPLKRRFTAQTDITTSSTSTQTLMTVPFCRDPTQPVPKLPPEEPKPPSSRPVVYKKKVQPHSYYQPPEPWHARDDTDILEGSSAPRLRKTNYSRSLYGIDAPDMQNPIQELQALAKSTNDMNEDDPPFNFQAMLKKTPRNRASMKRSGETDNGFIDTGMKPGRMGLPPSGKASPLPGKVTPTGRVIASGKSSPAPPPPRSRSRELVRKDSKDLIISALKKKDSKTDLFCSIMDNRMEERVQLAPGIIIEGTVTDL; encoded by the exons ATGAAGGACGGCCTGAATGTGGCCACCTTACCCAGCCCCCTCGAAAGATATGTTCTCGATACTAAATTAGGGTCAGGAATTTTTGGAGAGGTATACAAAGCAAGTGATACACAAGCCAATGGCAAGGCTGTAGCGATCAAGGTCCATACTTTTACTGATGACAATGAAGTCCACATTCaagaagaatataaaatactcAGAGACTTCACTAATCATCAGAATCTGATCGATTTTTATGGAGTTTTCTGTGAGAAATCGGAAGGTGTGAAGAAAATTTGGTTTGTACTTGAG CTGTGTGAATGCGGATCTGTCATCGACATCGTCAGAAAGCTGAACGCAACAGACAGAAAAATGTCGGAGGAACATATCGCCTACATTCTCAAATATACGATCAAG GCCCTCATTTATTTGCACGAGAACAATGTCATGCATCGAAATATAAGGTGCAGTAATATTCTGATTACCAAAGATGGAGAAGTCAAGCTTACAGATTTCGGATTATCCTGCAAATTGAATGGGAATCTAGCAAAGAGACATACGAATATTGGATCACCGAGTTGGATGGCTCCTGAAGTTGTAGCTAGTAGCGATGAAGGGTACGGAAACAGAGCTGATGTTTGGGCTTTAGGAATTACTACTATCGAAATGGTAGATGGCAAAGCCCCTTTTCAAGATATGCATCCCACACGAGCATTATTCCAAATTATAAGGAATCCACCGCCTGGATTAACGAAACCGGCAATGTcttcaaatgaaataaacgaCTTCATAAGCGA ATGCTTAGAAAAAAATCCCGAACATAGGCCATATGTTATGGAATTAGAAGAACATCCATTTATACAATCTGTCCCTGAAAATGACTACCac TTGTCAACAGAGTTGAAAATGCAAATTATGGATTTAAAAAAGACAGAAACCCCAAGTAAACCACCAGAGcgcataattaaaaaaggccTTCTAATGACTGAAGGAGTTCATGAACCTGAAACCATGCAAGTTGAGGATTTAGCTGCTTTAGATAATTTAACAGAAGATAGAATTCTTGCTGAGCTACAAACTAAACTAGCAAAGGGATCATTCACgtcttttgtaggcgatatTCTTCTTATTTTGAATCCAAATACAAATGAAGATATTTACAATGAAtct TATCACATAAAGTACGAATGCAAATCAAGGTCAGACAATGAACCCCACATATTTGCTGTAGCAGACAGCGCGTATCAAGATGCTCTCCATCATAATGAACCACAACACATTGTGTTTTCAGGGGAGAGCAAATCAGGAAAAACCACAAACATGATTCATGCACTATCACATCTTACACATTTGGGTGCTATGAAAAATAACACTGCAGAACGTATTCAAAAAGCGACCAAAGTTATTCATGCTGCTATTAATGCTGCCACACCAATTAATAGTAATTCTACAAGAGGAATTTTACAAGTTCAAGTAACATACGGTAGTTCCGGAAAACTTAGTGGCGCCATATTTTGGCTTTATCAGTTAGAAAAATGGCGCGTATCATCTACGGATAT GAGCCATGCCAATTTTAACCTGctctattatttttacgatGCTATGGAAGCAACAAAAAGACTGGATGAACTGTGTTTAGAAAAGAGCAGAAAACACCGGTATTTGAGGATTTTAGAAGAACCATGCAAAAGTACCACAGGTGTTCGTGAAACACCTggggaaaatgtaaaaaaatacaaagaatttatagaaaatttgAAAGTATTGGATTGGGAGGAGGAAGACATTACCATTTTGGAAACAATATTAGCAGGTATACTGGTATTAGGCAATGTGAGGTTCAAAGATAGCAAAAGCGGTTCAGCTGAAATCGAAAATCCAGATGAAGCTAAGAAAGTAGCAAAGCTCCTGTCCCTTGAAGAAACTAAATTTCTCTGGGCACTACTTAACTATTGTTTGATAGAAAGTGGAACAGCTGTAAAGCGCAAACATTCAACAGATGAAGCACGAGACGCCAGAGATACATTGGCCAGCGCGTTGTATAAACGACTTATTGACTGGATGATCAATTTGATAAATTCAAAGTTATCGTTTATGAGAGCAGTGTT tgGCGacaaatattctgtaagcctGTTAGATATGTTTGGGTTTGAGTGTTACCATAGAAATCGAATAGAGCAGTTGATAGTAAATACAACTAATGAGCAAATTCAGTTTTTATACAATCAAAGGATATTTGCTTGGGAGATGCAGGAAGCTGCTGAAGAGGAAGTTCCAACTGCatctttacatttttatgacaATAAGAACTCTGTAGACCAATTGATGGGGAGACCACTGGGCTTGTTTTATATACTTGACGAAGCAAGTCGCACAGGGAGCGGCCAGGAGTTTATTATGA gcACAATTAGAACAACATGCAAAGGACCCTACATCAAGTTGTCTGGAAGCCACGAATTCAGCGTCGCACATTACACAGGAAAAGTGAACTACGACGCCCGTGAAATGGCTGACAAAAACAAAGACTTTCTGCCTCCAGAAATGATTGAGACCATGAGAGCTTCAACAAACATCACAGTTCAGCAGCTATTCAGAAATAAACTCACTAAAACAGGCAACTTGACCGTTTCCCCGAGTCAGCCTAAAGTCACGGTTGCGAAATCTAAATCAGAGAAAGAAATGGAGAATATGAAGGCACGG AAGTACAACACAGTATCCAAGGGTCAATTTTCCCAAGTGCACAGAATGAGGACTGCTGCGGCCACTTACAGGGCTACCAGCTTAGAGATTTTGAAACAGCTGTCGATAGGGCCTGGCAGTGGTGGCACCCACTACGTGAGATGCATACGAGCTGACCTGAACGACAACCCTAGAGGTTTCCAGTCAGAAGTTGTGAAACAGCAGTTAAGGGCTCTGGCTATTTTGGACACGGCTAAAGCACGGCAGAATGGGTTTTCGTGTCGAATACCGTTCGCTGAATTTATACGAAG ataTCGCTTCCTAGcatttgattttgatgaaaatgtGGAAGTAACAAAGGATAATTGCAGATTACTGCTGATCAGGCTCAAAATGGAGGGTTGGGTGTTGGGCAAAACTAAAGTATTtctcaaatattataatgaagaGTTTCTTTCCAG ATTATACGAAATACAAGTGAAGAAAATAGTTAAAGTTCAATGCATGATGAGAGCTTTCTTAGCGAGAAGAAAAGCGGCCAAAAGCAAATCCAAAATAATGCACA TAAAAGAATTGAAAAAACAACAATCTCTCAACGTAACGGAAGACGACGCTGCTTtactaatacaaaaag CGTACCGAGGCTACATAGTCCGCAAGGCTTACGGCCCTCTTATCAACAAAGGTACAGGCCAAATAGATGAGGAAACTGCGTCATTTCTCAAGCGATTCGCCATGAAATGGAAAAGCCGATCCATATTCCAAGTCCTGCTGCAGTATAGAGCTGTGAGATACCAGGATTTAGTTCATTTCTCACAGCAG GTACACATTTACAACCAAGCAATGCTGGAGGCTCTTCTAAATACGAGTACGTCCGTGCTGCTAGACCGAGTGAACCCTCAGGCTAAGGAGGCCGACTTCTTGGGCTCCGGGCCGCCAACCGTGTGGAAACTGCCCTTCAGAATCGACCAGCTTCAGTACTACGACACCTCGTACATGTGCGACCCTGCAGCCAAATCCAC CGACACTTTCGCCAGCCAATACGACTCCGACCACGAACAGTGGGACGAACCCTTAAAGCGGCGGTTCACAGCACAAACCGACATCACCACCTCTTCCACCAGCACGCAAACTCTCATGACTGTGCCCTTCTGTAGGGACCCCACGCAGCCGGTACCCAAACTACCGCCGGAGGAACCCAAACCCCCGAGCTCAAGACCTGTAGTCTACAAAAAGAAGGTCCAACCTCACAGCTACTACCAGCCGCCCGAACCTTGGCACGCGCGCGACGACACAGACATTCTTGAAGGCAGCAGCGCTCCGAGACTCCGGAAAACTAATTACAGTAGAAGTTTATACGGCATTGATGCTCCAGACATGCAAAATCCAATTCAAGAACTGCAAGCACTGGCGAAATCCACCAACGATATGAACGAGGACGATCCTCCTTTCAATTTCCAGGCTATGTTGAAAAAGACGCCAAGGAACAGAGCGTCCATGAAAAGATCTGGGGAAACTGATAATGGGTTCATTGATACAGGTATGAAACCAGGCAGAATGGGATTACCTCCTTCAGGCAAAGCGTCGCCGTTACCTGGCAAAGTTACTCCTACGGGGAGAGTAATTGCTAGTGGCAAGTCTAGCCCAGCGCCCCCACCTCCAAGATCACGCAGTAGAGAACTGGTCAGAAAAGACTCCAAAGACCTCATCATATCAGCTTTGAAGAAAAAGGATTCAAAAACGGATTTGTTCTGTTCTATAATGGATAACAGGATGGAGGAGAGAGTGCAGTTGGCGCCGGGAATAATAATTGAAGGAACAGTaacagatttataa
- the LOC106143047 gene encoding zinc finger protein 131: MANQEISLKWNGYQNNILTNVKELYKDEGLSDVTLISEGLNFKAHKVILSANSAVFRSIFQQNPHKDPIIVLHDINPASLKTLLTFMYNGEVNVTEEFLPVLLKTAETLRICGLSTGSETGREDEKTTPAAQPKKRKKSEQEDNNNKIKKAATLKPDAVINLSTNADANKNTSVIPKVEPIDSPLTDYSGENTNDTDIALLEDSAEKKYSVSPEPNIGKAQCNNTNDRNIKKWINEVSSTQPCLNIGNEKVNGLDSGDDDKDAIEIDKEVDAVLQSGTIVESLSITTENLNSISTEAQICKDKSNTCYANPSFPCPFCQRVYNSWGYRRRHVKSRHLTNRLSCKWCVSVLPSTGAWYAHATRAHGVPHEEARNSLVVMVEAHAVLTLNEPSVASLLGQVGMGDGVTEKSD; this comes from the exons ATGGCCAATCAAGAGATAAGTTTAAAGTGGAATggatatcaaaataatatattgacAAACGTGAAAGAACTGTATAAGGACGAAGGGTTGTCTGATGTGACTTTAATATCAGAAGGACTTAATTTTAAGGCTCATAAAGTCATTTTATCAGCTAACAGCGCTGTATTCAGGTCAATTTTCCAG CAAAACCCCCACAAAGATCCAATTATAGTGTTGCACGACATAAATCCAGCTTCTTTGAAAACTCTATTGACGTTTATGTATAATGGAGAAGTTAATGTTACTGAAGAATTTCTACCCGTGTTGTTGAAAACTGCAGAAACACTCAGGATCTGTGGTCTTTCAACGGGCAGTGAGACCGGACGCGAAGATGAG AAGACCACACCTGCAGCACAGCCAAAGAAACGTAAAAAAAGTGAGCAGGAggataacaataataaaattaagaaagcgGCAACTCTAAAACCTGATGCAGTTATCAACCTTAGTACTAATGCAGATGCTAACAAAAATACG AGTGTTATCCCAAAAGTCGAACCCATAGATTCTCCACTAACAGACTACTCAGGTGAGAACACAAATGATACAGACATAGCATTACTAGAAGACAGCGCTGAGAAAAAGTACTCGGTAAGCCCAGAACCAAATATAGGCAAGGCCCAGTGTAATAATACAAATGATCGTAACATCAAAAAATGGATCAATGAAGTCAGCAGTACACAGCCTTGCCTTAACATTGGAAATGAGAAAGTGAATGGATTAGATTCGGGTGATGATGATAAAGATGCCATAGAGATTGATAAGGAAGTTGATGCGGTATTGCAAAGTGGAACTATAGTTGAGTCTTTGAGTATCACAACggaaaatctcaattctatatcgACTGAAGCACAAATATGTAAAG ATAAAAGCAATACATGCTATGCAAACCCATCATTCCCTTGTCCATTTTGCCAACGTGTCTACAACAGCTGGGGTTACCGGCGGAGGCACGTGAAATCTAGGCATTTGACTAACAG gCTGTCGTGCAAATGGTGCGTGTCAGTGCTGCCATCTACCGGCGCTTGGTACGCTCACGCGACCCGCGCCCATGGGGTTCCTCACGAGGAAGCGAGGAACTCCCTTGTGGTCATGGTGGAAGCTCACGCGGTCCTGACTTTGAATGAGCCCAGCGTCGCCTCCTTACTTGGTCAGGTCGGCATGGGGGATGGAGTCACTGAGAAGAGCGATTAG